CGTTCGCGTTCGCGCCGGCGGTCCCCCGGAGCCGTTCGACGAAGGCGATACCGACGACTACCTCGAGTGGCTCCGCGACGACGACCGCGTCGCGCTCGCGATCACGGTCGACGGCGCGTACGTCGGAATGGTCTCGCTGAAGCGAGTCGAACGCCCGAACGACTACGCCGCCGCCGGCGTCCACGTCCACCCCGACTACCAACGTCAGGGGTACGCGCGCGAAGCGGTGACGCTCCTCGTCGACTGGGCGTTCGACCAGTACGGGCTCCACAAGGTCGGCGCGAACGCCTACGACTTCAACGACGCCTCGCGGGCACTCCTCGAGGACCTCGGATTCCGACACGAGGGGCGACTTCGAGAGGAACGGTACGCGAACGGCGAGTACCACGACGTCCACCACTACGGCGTCCTCGAACGCGAGTGGGTCGACTGAGGCGGGATGCCTTCGATAAAATGAGGAGACGGCGACCGCGCGATCGCTGCCGTGGTCACGTTCCGCCAGTGAACTCGTGGTAGCAACCGCAGCCTCGACGAACCGACCGACGAGGCCGGCGCCGTTCCGCGGCCGTCAGTTGTCGCTGGAGTCGAGACCGAGTGCGCTCGCGACGTCCAACAGGCCGGAGCCGGACTCGTTGCTCGCCAGCCCGATGTCCTCCGCCGAGGACTTCAACGTACTCCGGACGTTCGACGCGGACGCCCCGCCAGCCATCAGCTGGCCGGCGGCGCCCGCCACGTGCGGGCACGCCATCGACGTCCCCGAGAACGTGTCGTAGCCACCGGGAATCGTCGACCGAACGTCGGACCCGGGAGCCGCGATCTCGACCTCCGACCCCGTCGAGGAGAACGACGACAGCGAATCGTCGCTCGCCGTCGACGACACCGCGACGACCTCCGAATACGCCGCCGGGTAGCCCACGCAGTCGCTACACGGCCCGGAGTTCCCCGCCGCCGCGACCAGGAACACGCCCCTGTCGGCCGCGTACTGGACAGCGTCCTGTAGCGCCGAGGACCCCGACGACGCGCCGAGGCTCATGGACGCGACGTCCCAGCCCTGGTCGGCGACGTACTCGACGCCCGCCGCGATGTCGCTGAACGACCCCGAACCCTGGCTGTCCAGGACCTTCACCGCGTGCAGCGTCGCCTCCGTGGACACGCCCACGACGCCCTCCGAATTGTCGTCCGCGCCCGCGATGCCCGCGCAGTGCGTCCCGTGGTCGTTGTCGTCGTCCCACGACTCGTTGCAGCCGTTACAGGTGGCGTAGGCCTTCCCCGCGCCGAGGTTCGCCTGCAGGTCGGGGTGATCCGAGTCGATACCCGTGTCGAGGATC
Above is a genomic segment from Halorubellus sp. JP-L1 containing:
- a CDS encoding GNAT family N-acetyltransferase, which gives rise to MPGPVFIDGDVVALRTLEDEDRDALQETANHPGVRVRAGGPPEPFDEGDTDDYLEWLRDDDRVALAITVDGAYVGMVSLKRVERPNDYAAAGVHVHPDYQRQGYAREAVTLLVDWAFDQYGLHKVGANAYDFNDASRALLEDLGFRHEGRLREERYANGEYHDVHHYGVLEREWVD
- a CDS encoding S8 family serine peptidase → MVDNDRRVSRRQALKVAGSAVVGASAAGLASGSPAEKVEVNVGYTGVRGQAAAEKAADSVSRRFGFDAITAEVPKSAIEGLSKNPNIRYVEVNGQMHAIDPIDSTGGPPGSCDPWPDCDNEDDGGDTSQSLEWGVDRVDAEVAHANGETGAGADVAILDTGIDSDHPDLQANLGAGKAYATCNGCNESWDDDNDHGTHCAGIAGADDNSEGVVGVSTEATLHAVKVLDSQGSGSFSDIAAGVEYVADQGWDVASMSLGASSGSSALQDAVQYAADRGVFLVAAAGNSGPCSDCVGYPAAYSEVVAVSSTASDDSLSSFSSTGSEVEIAAPGSDVRSTIPGGYDTFSGTSMACPHVAGAAGQLMAGGASASNVRSTLKSSAEDIGLASNESGSGLLDVASALGLDSSDN